The Egibacteraceae bacterium genome window below encodes:
- a CDS encoding Mur ligase domain-containing protein translates to MTTLSDVLAVLPPSARLHAGRGAQTDRSLVLADVTHDSRSAGPGVLFACRPGQVADGHDFGPAAVAAGSPALLVERPLDVGVPQVQVDSVAATLGDAIRAHEGVTIS, encoded by the coding sequence ATGACGACGCTGTCAGACGTGCTCGCCGTGCTGCCGCCATCCGCCCGCCTCCACGCCGGCCGCGGTGCACAGACCGACCGCTCCCTGGTCCTGGCCGACGTCACCCACGACAGCCGCAGCGCTGGTCCGGGCGTGCTCTTCGCCTGCCGACCCGGGCAGGTGGCGGACGGGCACGACTTCGGGCCGGCAGCCGTGGCCGCCGGCAGCCCGGCCCTGCTGGTCGAGCGACCCCTGGATGTCGGCGTGCCGCAGGTGCAGGTGGACTCGGTCGCGGCCACGCTCGGCGACGCCATCCGCGCGCACGAAGGCGTAACGATCAGCGA
- a CDS encoding UDP-N-acetylmuramoyl-L-alanyl-D-glutamate--2,6-diaminopimelate ligase, with product LPHRMTGSGPQYNGDVAATVQDHPSSALELAGVTGTNGKTTITYLMESILAAGGHTTGVVGTVSTRIAGETVAGARTTPEAPDLQRLLRRMVTSGVTAAAMEVSSHGLALGRVNGTRFSVVVFTNLTQDHLDFHPDLEDYYQAKASLFTSRFAPAAVVNVDDAFGRRVAGETALQVVRVGSRPDADVTARDVVSAPGGSTFTAVLGGRSVPVRTALPGHFNVTNALCAVAAADVMGIAPEIAAAGVAALSGVPGRMERVEAGQPFTVLVDYAHTPDSLQNVLRAARGLIDARPGAGTATGTARVIVVIGCGGDRDRGKRPLMGRAAVEGADLAVLTSDNPRSEDPMAILEAMLAGVREVPGARHTLEPARREAIALALGEARPGDVVVIAGKGHETTQELADRVVDFDDGAVARELLAGRAGQR from the coding sequence CTCCCCCACCGCATGACCGGATCCGGACCGCAGTACAACGGCGACGTGGCCGCGACGGTGCAGGACCACCCGTCCTCGGCGCTGGAGCTCGCCGGGGTCACGGGCACGAACGGCAAGACGACGATCACCTACCTGATGGAGTCGATCCTGGCCGCCGGGGGACACACGACCGGGGTCGTCGGGACGGTGTCGACCCGCATCGCGGGTGAGACCGTGGCGGGCGCCCGCACCACCCCCGAGGCTCCCGACCTGCAGCGGCTGCTGCGGCGCATGGTCACCTCTGGGGTCACCGCCGCGGCGATGGAGGTGTCGAGCCACGGGTTGGCGCTGGGCCGGGTGAACGGGACGCGCTTCTCGGTCGTGGTCTTCACCAACCTCACGCAGGACCACCTGGACTTCCACCCCGACCTCGAGGACTACTACCAGGCGAAGGCGTCGCTCTTCACGTCGCGCTTCGCACCCGCGGCGGTGGTCAACGTCGACGATGCGTTCGGCCGACGCGTCGCCGGGGAGACCGCCTTGCAGGTCGTGCGGGTGGGCTCGCGCCCCGACGCCGACGTGACGGCGCGCGACGTGGTGAGCGCACCGGGCGGGTCGACCTTCACCGCCGTGCTCGGCGGACGGTCGGTGCCGGTGCGGACCGCGCTGCCGGGCCACTTCAACGTCACCAACGCGCTCTGCGCGGTCGCGGCCGCCGACGTCATGGGCATCGCGCCCGAGATCGCCGCCGCGGGTGTCGCCGCCCTGTCCGGCGTCCCCGGACGCATGGAGCGCGTCGAGGCCGGCCAGCCCTTCACCGTCCTGGTCGACTACGCCCACACGCCCGACTCCCTGCAGAACGTGCTGCGGGCGGCGCGGGGACTGATCGACGCGCGGCCGGGGGCGGGGACAGCCACCGGGACCGCGCGGGTGATCGTGGTCATCGGATGCGGCGGCGACCGGGACCGCGGCAAGCGTCCGCTCATGGGTCGTGCCGCCGTCGAGGGCGCCGACCTCGCCGTGCTCACCAGCGACAACCCCCGCAGCGAGGATCCGATGGCCATCCTCGAGGCCATGCTCGCCGGCGTCCGGGAGGTCCCCGGTGCGCGTCACACCCTGGAGCCCGCACGCCGTGAGGCCATCGCCCTGGCCCTCGGTGAGGCACGCCCCGGCGACGTCGTCGTGATCGCCGGCAAGGGCCACGAGACGACCCAGGAGCTCGCCGACCGGGTCGTGGACTTCGACGACGGCGCCGTCGCCCGCGAGCTGCTGGCCGGCCGGGCGGGCCAGCGATGA